GCCTTTACCTTTTGGGGTTGGCAAGCGATTATCCTGTCCGCTGCAATTACTTTACCGTTAGGTTTAACCTCTGGTAAAGAATACGCAGAACTTGAATGGCCAATCGATATTGCTATTACTCTTGTGTGGGTAGCTTATGCGGTCGTGTTCTTCGGAACCATGATTAAGCGTAAGACATCGCACATTTATGTAGCTAACTGGTTCTTCGGAGCCTTCATCATCACGGTTGCCGTGTTGCACATCGTTAACAGCCTGGCTGTTCCTGTATCTGCGTTTAAATCGTACTCGATTTATTCCGGAGCGATCGATGCAATGGTGCAATGGTGGTACGGACACAATGCGGTAGGCTTCCTATTGACAGCTGGTTTCCTAGGTATGATGTATTACTTCGTTCCTAAACAAGCTGGTCGCCCTGTTTACTCTTACCGTTTGTCGATTGTTCACTTCTGGGCTCTTGTGTCTCTGTATATTTGGGCTGGTCCTCACCACCTACACTACACAGCACTTCCAGACTGGACTCAGTCTCTAGGTATGGTTATGTCTTTGGTTCTGTTTGCTCCATCTTGGGGTGGCATGATCAACGGTATTATGACTCTATCTGGTGCGTGGCATAAGCTACGCTACGACCCTATCCTACGTTTCCTAATCGTTTCTCTATCATTCTACGGCATGTCGACTTTCGAAGGCCCAATGATGGCAATCAAAACGGTTAACGCACTATCTCACTACACGGACTGGACTATCGGTCACGTTCACTCTGGTGCGCTAGGTTGGGTAGCGATGGTTTCTATCGGTTCGGTTTACCACTTAGTTCCTAAACTATTTGGTCAAGAGCGTATGTACTCTGTATCTCTAATCAATGTTCACTTCTGGTTAGCAACGATTGGTACGGTTTTCTACATTGTTGCAATGTGGATCTCTGGTGTGATGCAAGGTCTGATGTGGCGTGCAGTTAACTCTGACGGTACATTAACTTACAGCTTCGTTGAATCTGTTGAAGCATCTTACCCGTTCTACTTTGTACGTTTCTTAGGGGGCTTCATCTTCCTATCTGGTATGTTCTTAATGGCATACAACACGTACAAAACTGTTTCTGCACCTAAAGATAGCCTTAAAGCTATCCCTCAACCGGCTTAAGGAGATTTAGAATGAGCTCAAATTCAAATAATCGCCATGAGTTGGTAGAGAAGAACGTTGGCCTACTGGCGATCTTGATCGTTATTGCTATCAGTTTTGGTGCTTTAGTAGAAATTACCCCTCTTATTTTCCAAAAGCAGACGACTGAACCTGTAGAAAACCTACGTGTTTACTCTGCTCTGGAAATGGAAGGTCGTGATATTTATATCCGCGAAGGTTGTAACGTATGTCACAGCCAAATGATTCGCCCTTTCCGCTCTGAAACTGAACGTTACGGTCACTACTCTGTAGCGGGCGAAAGCGTTTGGGAACACCCATTCCTATGGGGTTCTAAGCGTACTGGTCCAGATCTAGCGCGTGTTGGTGATCGTTACTCTGATGAGTGGCACCGTGTTCACCTTATCGACCCTCGTGAACTTGTTCCTGAATCAAACATGCCTGGTTTCCCATGGCTTGCTGAGAATGTACTTGATGGCAAATTGACTCAACAGAA
Above is a window of Vibrio atlanticus DNA encoding:
- the ccoN gene encoding cytochrome-c oxidase, cbb3-type subunit I, yielding MQMSQEKQLEQNYNYTVVRQFTLVTILWGIVGMGVGVLIAAQLVWPQLNFDTPWLTYSRLRPLHTNAVIFAFGTSALFATSYYVVQRTCQTRLFGGPLVAFTFWGWQAIILSAAITLPLGLTSGKEYAELEWPIDIAITLVWVAYAVVFFGTMIKRKTSHIYVANWFFGAFIITVAVLHIVNSLAVPVSAFKSYSIYSGAIDAMVQWWYGHNAVGFLLTAGFLGMMYYFVPKQAGRPVYSYRLSIVHFWALVSLYIWAGPHHLHYTALPDWTQSLGMVMSLVLFAPSWGGMINGIMTLSGAWHKLRYDPILRFLIVSLSFYGMSTFEGPMMAIKTVNALSHYTDWTIGHVHSGALGWVAMVSIGSVYHLVPKLFGQERMYSVSLINVHFWLATIGTVFYIVAMWISGVMQGLMWRAVNSDGTLTYSFVESVEASYPFYFVRFLGGFIFLSGMFLMAYNTYKTVSAPKDSLKAIPQPA
- the ccoO gene encoding cytochrome-c oxidase, cbb3-type subunit II, whose product is MSSNSNNRHELVEKNVGLLAILIVIAISFGALVEITPLIFQKQTTEPVENLRVYSALEMEGRDIYIREGCNVCHSQMIRPFRSETERYGHYSVAGESVWEHPFLWGSKRTGPDLARVGDRYSDEWHRVHLIDPRELVPESNMPGFPWLAENVLDGKLTQQKLELFRNQFGVPYTDEQIANAKQDVEGKTEMDAIIAYLQSLGHAMK